The following proteins are encoded in a genomic region of Lactiplantibacillus plantarum:
- a CDS encoding helix-turn-helix transcriptional regulator codes for MPANFYQRLIDKYEPMTEAAFLVLVSVRQPITSEAIPAKIAEMTNNQLQLGLGTLFTNLHAMTKDYLMTERVDENDVHTYEITGSGESVLAAERKRLQLLNQICEQAGL; via the coding sequence ATGCCAGCTAACTTTTATCAACGATTAATTGATAAGTATGAACCAATGACGGAAGCAGCGTTCTTAGTGTTAGTCAGTGTTCGCCAGCCGATTACCAGTGAAGCGATTCCGGCAAAGATCGCTGAAATGACCAATAATCAACTACAGCTAGGATTAGGAACCTTATTTACGAATTTGCATGCCATGACGAAGGATTATTTAATGACGGAACGAGTCGACGAAAATGACGTGCATACCTATGAAATCACGGGGAGTGGTGAATCGGTTTTGGCGGCTGAACGAAAACGACTGCAATTATTGAATCAGATTTGTGAGCAGGCGGGATTGTAA
- a CDS encoding GntR family transcriptional regulator yields MTRPNDEGDVSSLAYKYETIADSLRQDIKSGKYTPGELMPDQNKLAETFDTTRITIHKAIQLLIIEGMVYSKRGAGTFVRKDFGLTERRQETLVDKPLGTTQTNAGKKVTSKVLELQARLPTKREAEQLLIDEMDPVYVIRRTRYVDGKVWAYEHTIMPTSIVTLTKQVLEGSVYGYLEQHSGKKIAGSHRIISAARVTADDVAAMGATLNDPVLVINQISYMDDGQPFEVSESHFPYETSTVVADVQIH; encoded by the coding sequence TTGACAAGACCAAATGATGAAGGGGATGTGAGTAGTTTGGCTTATAAGTATGAAACGATTGCGGATAGTCTGCGACAAGACATTAAATCCGGTAAATATACGCCGGGCGAATTGATGCCTGACCAGAATAAATTAGCTGAAACTTTTGATACGACACGAATTACGATTCACAAAGCCATTCAATTACTGATTATTGAAGGGATGGTTTACTCCAAGCGTGGCGCGGGGACCTTTGTTCGCAAGGACTTTGGCTTGACTGAACGGCGCCAAGAAACGCTGGTAGACAAGCCACTGGGAACAACGCAAACGAATGCCGGTAAAAAGGTGACGAGTAAAGTGTTGGAATTACAAGCTCGCTTGCCTACTAAGCGGGAAGCGGAACAGTTGTTAATCGATGAGATGGATCCGGTGTACGTTATTCGGCGGACCCGCTACGTTGATGGCAAGGTGTGGGCGTATGAGCATACGATTATGCCAACGAGTATCGTGACGTTGACGAAGCAAGTCCTCGAAGGCTCGGTCTACGGTTATTTAGAGCAACATAGTGGCAAGAAAATCGCGGGTTCACACCGTATTATCTCGGCAGCCCGAGTGACGGCTGATGACGTTGCCGCAATGGGCGCGACTCTGAATGATCCCGTGTTGGTAATTAATCAGATTAGTTACATGGATGATGGTCAACCCTTTGAAGTCTCCGAATCACATTTCCCATATGAGACAAGTACGGTCGTAGCGGATGTTCAAATTCATTAA
- a CDS encoding ECF-type riboflavin transporter substrate-binding protein — protein MQNKQSNSIRTVVATGIGAAVIFVLMKFVAIPTGVPNTQVNVAMGFLALLGAIFGPVAAGLAVFIGHALNDFVTYGSPWWTWVIVDGLIGVAFGLAKNRLKIENGVLGTAKLVWFNIYQIIVNFIGWVLLAPTGDIIIYHEPANKVYLQGVITWIADSISVAIIGTILLVLYARTRTQRGSLTKER, from the coding sequence ATGCAAAACAAGCAATCCAATTCAATTCGTACTGTCGTGGCTACCGGGATCGGCGCCGCCGTTATTTTTGTTCTCATGAAATTTGTCGCCATTCCAACGGGTGTGCCGAATACCCAGGTTAACGTCGCGATGGGGTTTTTAGCCTTACTAGGTGCCATCTTTGGTCCCGTTGCAGCTGGTTTAGCCGTGTTCATCGGTCACGCCTTAAACGACTTCGTAACTTATGGTTCGCCTTGGTGGACCTGGGTCATCGTTGATGGTCTGATTGGGGTTGCCTTCGGACTAGCTAAAAATCGGCTCAAGATTGAAAATGGCGTACTAGGAACGGCAAAATTAGTCTGGTTTAACATTTACCAAATCATCGTCAACTTTATTGGTTGGGTGCTTTTAGCACCAACTGGTGATATTATTATTTATCATGAACCGGCCAACAAAGTTTACCTTCAAGGTGTCATTACTTGGATCGCCGATTCCATCTCAGTTGCCATCATTGGGACCATCCTACTAGTCTTGTACGCCCGGACGCGGACCCAACGTGGGAGCTTAACAAAGGAACGTTAA
- a CDS encoding ABC transporter ATP-binding protein has translation MSAPIISFKNFSFQYNSQTEPTLRDINLDIYPGEKVLIAGPSGSGKSTLGRCLNGLIPQSYPGTVTGQARIAGQTITESSIFALSQDVGTVLQDPDSQFVGLTVVEDMAFSLENDQQTQPAMRQATEQWAQTLDLQDLLTHRPQELSGGQKQRVAMAGVLIDNSKILLFDEPLASLDPASGKASMALIDQLTHTQDLTVIIIEHRIEDVLQQPIDRLIVMQDGAIVANDRPETILRQSLMTQLGLREPLYLSALKLAGVDLATCQHLDNLQALQVPDLTATLQNWTAGVQLQSPTVHDQPLLAIEHLTFGYDPAKPIINDITVTLHQGEMISLVGQNGTGKSTLSNLITGFLMPQSGKVRFNGHSLADQSVKERADQIGYILQDPNQMISKTMIFDEVAAGLVLRGVADDEVKRRVQAVLKVCGLYEFRHWPISALSFGQKKRVTIAAILVLEPAMLILDEPTAGQDLQHYTEMMTFLTKINQEQHMTIMLITHDMHLMLEYTDRTIVLGHGNILMDARPADVLTNASIIQQASLAKTSLYTLAEAHHLNPTEFVAKFVQAEREAR, from the coding sequence ATGAGCGCACCCATCATTAGCTTTAAAAATTTCTCTTTTCAATATAATAGCCAAACGGAACCAACTTTACGTGATATTAATCTAGATATTTATCCCGGTGAAAAAGTGTTGATTGCTGGACCTTCTGGCTCCGGTAAATCTACATTAGGCCGGTGTTTGAACGGCTTGATTCCGCAATCCTATCCAGGAACAGTGACGGGCCAAGCAAGGATTGCTGGTCAAACCATTACTGAGAGCTCCATTTTTGCATTATCCCAAGACGTCGGTACGGTACTGCAAGATCCTGATAGTCAGTTCGTCGGTTTGACTGTCGTCGAAGATATGGCTTTCTCATTGGAAAATGATCAGCAGACCCAACCGGCCATGCGACAAGCAACTGAACAGTGGGCCCAAACTTTAGACCTCCAGGACTTATTGACTCACCGCCCGCAGGAATTATCTGGTGGGCAAAAGCAACGGGTCGCCATGGCTGGTGTTCTGATCGACAATAGTAAAATCCTATTATTTGATGAACCGCTAGCGAGTCTTGATCCGGCATCGGGTAAAGCCTCGATGGCACTCATTGATCAGCTGACTCATACGCAGGACCTGACCGTCATCATTATTGAGCACCGCATTGAGGACGTGTTACAGCAACCAATCGACCGGCTGATTGTCATGCAAGACGGCGCGATCGTCGCTAACGACCGGCCGGAAACGATTTTGCGGCAATCACTCATGACTCAACTCGGGCTACGCGAACCATTATACCTTTCAGCGCTCAAACTAGCCGGTGTTGATCTAGCAACTTGCCAACACTTGGATAACCTCCAAGCCTTACAAGTACCCGACCTCACCGCGACGTTGCAAAACTGGACCGCCGGCGTACAACTACAGTCGCCCACCGTTCATGACCAACCGTTACTCGCAATTGAGCACCTGACATTCGGGTACGATCCCGCCAAACCAATCATCAACGATATCACCGTCACGCTTCATCAGGGTGAAATGATTAGTCTAGTGGGTCAAAACGGGACTGGTAAGTCAACATTGAGCAATCTGATTACTGGGTTTTTGATGCCACAGTCCGGCAAAGTGCGATTTAACGGCCATTCCCTAGCTGACCAATCAGTCAAAGAACGTGCCGACCAAATTGGTTATATCCTTCAGGACCCCAATCAAATGATCTCTAAAACGATGATTTTTGATGAAGTTGCTGCCGGTTTGGTCCTCCGAGGTGTCGCTGACGATGAAGTAAAGCGCCGTGTCCAGGCCGTTCTGAAGGTCTGTGGTCTCTATGAGTTTCGCCACTGGCCTATTTCTGCGCTCAGTTTCGGTCAAAAGAAACGGGTCACGATTGCGGCCATCCTCGTATTAGAACCGGCCATGCTAATTCTTGATGAGCCTACTGCGGGCCAAGACTTGCAACACTATACTGAAATGATGACCTTCTTAACTAAGATCAATCAGGAACAACACATGACGATTATGTTGATCACGCATGATATGCACCTAATGCTAGAATACACGGATCGCACGATTGTGTTGGGCCACGGCAACATTTTGATGGATGCTCGCCCAGCCGATGTGTTGACCAACGCATCCATTATTCAGCAAGCTTCCTTAGCCAAGACAAGTTTATACACCCTGGCAGAAGCGCACCATTTAAACCCGACAGAATTCGTCGCAAAATTTGTTCAGGCTGAACGGGAGGCGCGCTAA
- a CDS encoding energy-coupling factor transporter transmembrane component T family protein — protein MQHELLIGYNDRHTFLNRLSGSTKLLCFVGLSVIGMMTYDTRYLIGVMIFSLILFRFSKIHYRDIAFVLNVIIGFSVLNLVMVYVFAPHYGVSIYGTEHLLLGSADHYFNLTAEQLFYEFNLLLKYTFAVPLALIFLMTTNPSEFAASLNKIGISYRISYSVAIALRYIPDVQADYRTISLAQQARGFEMSKKAHFMTRIRGGIQILLPLIFSSLDRIETISQAMELRRFGKGKHRTWYMAQRFKRNDYLALTLVALLIILGIALFKVNGGRFWNPFKA, from the coding sequence ATGCAACATGAATTATTGATCGGGTACAACGACCGTCATACTTTTTTAAACCGACTTAGCGGTAGCACTAAACTACTCTGCTTTGTTGGCTTATCAGTTATCGGGATGATGACTTACGACACGCGTTACTTAATCGGGGTGATGATTTTTTCACTGATTCTATTCCGCTTTTCAAAAATTCATTACCGCGATATCGCGTTCGTGCTTAACGTTATTATTGGTTTTTCCGTTTTAAACTTAGTGATGGTGTACGTCTTTGCGCCTCATTACGGCGTCTCGATTTATGGTACCGAACACTTACTACTGGGATCTGCTGATCACTACTTTAACTTGACAGCCGAACAACTTTTTTATGAATTTAATTTGTTATTAAAGTACACGTTTGCCGTGCCACTCGCCCTGATTTTTCTCATGACGACTAATCCCAGCGAATTTGCTGCGAGTCTCAATAAGATTGGAATTTCTTATCGTATCAGCTATTCCGTAGCGATTGCACTACGTTACATTCCAGACGTTCAAGCTGATTACCGTACTATCAGTCTGGCACAACAGGCTCGGGGGTTTGAAATGTCGAAAAAAGCGCATTTTATGACCCGTATTCGTGGCGGCATTCAAATTCTGCTTCCATTGATTTTTTCAAGCTTAGATCGAATCGAAACCATTAGTCAGGCGATGGAATTGCGGCGCTTCGGTAAGGGAAAACATCGCACATGGTACATGGCCCAACGCTTTAAACGTAACGACTATCTGGCGTTAACGTTAGTTGCTCTGCTGATCATCCTCGGCATCGCCCTCTTTAAGGTCAACGGTGGCCGTTTCTGGAATCCGTTTAAGGCATAA
- a CDS encoding NADH-dependent flavin oxidoreductase: MTSFNEPLKFKSGVTLRNRLMMSPMTTTQSFYNGSITHDEIDYYTQRATGLGAVITGAANVEDLGKGWHGELSIAHDTMLPGLSALAHGIQSQGAKAIVQIFHAGRMTHRAVLNGEQIVSASAVAALRDDAETPRAMSIDEIHATISAFGEATRRAIQAGFDGIELHGANTYLIQQFFSPHSNRRTDEYGGRTPQERFRFIDELLKAVFAAVDQYADRPFIVGYRFSPEEFEEPGIRLEDTLWLLSQLRESRLDYVHVSLNNYDRVSRDPQYQDKSIMTYVHEALQGKLPLVGVGGVRTRDDVKTVLQTAELVAVGQQLLYDPTWAVKLAKNADNTMVTAPFEEAVEVTPLSRPLYEFAASRYHSVINS, from the coding sequence GTGACTAGTTTTAACGAACCACTCAAATTCAAATCTGGCGTTACACTACGCAACCGCCTAATGATGTCGCCCATGACGACGACTCAAAGCTTTTACAATGGTAGTATCACCCATGACGAAATCGACTACTACACACAACGAGCTACTGGCTTAGGTGCCGTGATTACGGGTGCTGCCAACGTCGAAGATCTCGGTAAGGGTTGGCATGGCGAGCTTAGTATCGCACATGACACGATGCTGCCCGGTCTAAGTGCACTTGCTCATGGCATTCAAAGTCAAGGTGCCAAAGCTATCGTTCAAATCTTCCACGCCGGTCGAATGACGCATCGAGCCGTCTTAAATGGCGAACAGATTGTCTCTGCCAGTGCCGTTGCGGCCCTTCGTGACGATGCGGAAACACCGCGAGCAATGTCGATTGACGAGATCCACGCAACAATTTCAGCATTCGGTGAAGCAACTCGGCGCGCGATTCAAGCCGGCTTTGATGGGATTGAATTACACGGTGCCAATACCTATTTGATCCAACAGTTCTTCTCACCACATAGTAATCGCCGCACCGATGAATACGGTGGTCGCACGCCGCAAGAACGGTTCCGCTTTATTGATGAATTATTAAAGGCCGTCTTTGCAGCTGTTGACCAATATGCGGACCGGCCCTTCATCGTTGGCTATCGTTTCTCACCAGAAGAATTCGAAGAACCAGGTATTCGGCTTGAAGATACCCTTTGGTTACTCTCACAACTACGGGAAAGTCGATTAGATTACGTTCATGTCTCACTCAACAACTATGACCGTGTTTCACGAGACCCGCAGTATCAAGATAAATCCATCATGACCTACGTGCACGAAGCGTTACAAGGTAAATTGCCACTAGTTGGTGTTGGTGGCGTCCGGACCCGCGACGATGTCAAGACTGTGTTACAAACTGCCGAACTAGTCGCAGTAGGCCAACAATTACTTTATGATCCAACTTGGGCCGTCAAACTCGCTAAAAACGCTGACAACACCATGGTTACGGCACCATTTGAAGAAGCCGTTGAGGTCACACCACTTAGCCGGCCGCTGTATGAATTTGCAGCCTCGCGCTATCACAGCGTCATTAATAGTTAA
- a CDS encoding oleate hydratase: protein MVKSKAIMIGAGLSNMAAAVYLIQDGHWDGKDITFYGVDMHGANDGGATTDFTNEYWNKNHPMANTTGYVARGGRMLNYRTYVDLMDLLDRIPSVTEPGMTAAEDTRDFDAKHRTYDIARLMQGGKGIINAGKLGFNNKDRTLLTKLIMMPDSEETKLDNVSIAEYFKDDPHMFQTNFWYMWETTFAFRTQSSAQELRRYMHQMIYEFTQIEHLVGVNRTRYNQFESMILPLIKYLQGQGVTFIDNKIVKDWQFKDTPMQDEITVTGLVIEDAQTGETEEVEVDEDTAVIFTNGSITDSATMGDYNTPAPENMDYGVSASLWKKATERFYNLGTPDKFFNDRNASEWVSFTLTTKNHLFLNEIVRITTQEPGNALNSFLSTTPITPLNQKDVNMSIVVHHQPHFTTQQPNETVLWGYFLYPRRQGEFVNKPYIKMTGKEMAQELIGQLSKVDPGPGNIKDKEKEILDSIVNNIPVYMPYASALFNNRAKSDRPEVLPKHSTNLAFTGEFAEQPYQMIFTEQSAVRSGEIAAYHFAGVPMDNLVKTPRYDKDPKTLLKATKKMFD, encoded by the coding sequence ATGGTTAAAAGTAAAGCAATTATGATTGGTGCCGGGCTATCAAATATGGCTGCGGCGGTCTACTTGATTCAAGATGGTCATTGGGATGGTAAGGACATCACATTCTATGGTGTTGATATGCACGGTGCGAATGATGGTGGTGCCACGACTGATTTTACCAATGAGTATTGGAATAAGAATCATCCGATGGCTAACACGACTGGGTATGTTGCCCGGGGTGGTCGGATGCTGAATTACCGGACGTACGTTGACTTAATGGATTTATTGGACCGGATTCCATCGGTAACTGAACCGGGGATGACGGCGGCCGAAGATACGCGTGATTTTGATGCGAAACATCGGACGTATGATATTGCCCGCTTGATGCAGGGTGGTAAAGGCATTATTAATGCTGGTAAGTTAGGATTCAATAATAAGGATCGGACTTTGCTGACTAAGTTGATCATGATGCCAGATAGTGAAGAAACGAAGCTCGACAACGTTTCGATTGCTGAGTACTTCAAGGATGATCCGCATATGTTCCAAACGAATTTCTGGTATATGTGGGAAACAACCTTTGCCTTTAGAACGCAAAGCTCTGCTCAAGAACTGCGGCGTTACATGCATCAAATGATTTATGAATTTACACAAATTGAACACTTAGTTGGTGTCAACCGGACGCGTTACAATCAATTCGAAAGCATGATTTTGCCATTAATTAAGTACTTGCAAGGGCAAGGTGTGACTTTCATTGATAATAAGATTGTTAAGGATTGGCAATTTAAAGACACGCCAATGCAAGACGAAATTACGGTGACTGGCTTAGTCATTGAGGATGCGCAGACTGGCGAAACGGAAGAAGTTGAAGTTGATGAGGACACAGCGGTGATCTTCACTAACGGTTCAATTACCGATTCTGCAACGATGGGTGATTACAACACGCCTGCTCCTGAAAATATGGATTATGGTGTTAGTGCTAGTTTGTGGAAGAAGGCTACTGAGCGGTTCTATAACTTAGGGACGCCAGATAAGTTCTTCAACGATCGGAATGCTAGCGAATGGGTCAGCTTCACGTTGACGACTAAGAATCATTTATTCTTAAATGAAATCGTTCGGATCACCACCCAGGAACCCGGGAATGCGTTGAACTCCTTCTTATCAACTACGCCAATTACGCCGTTGAACCAAAAGGATGTTAATATGTCGATCGTGGTGCACCACCAACCACACTTTACGACACAGCAACCAAACGAAACAGTTCTGTGGGGCTACTTCTTGTATCCACGGCGTCAAGGTGAGTTTGTTAACAAGCCGTATATCAAGATGACGGGTAAGGAAATGGCTCAAGAATTAATTGGTCAACTTTCCAAAGTAGATCCGGGTCCAGGCAATATTAAGGACAAGGAAAAGGAAATTTTGGACAGTATCGTGAACAATATTCCGGTATACATGCCATATGCTTCCGCACTCTTTAATAACCGGGCTAAGTCTGATCGGCCAGAAGTCTTACCAAAGCACTCAACGAACCTAGCCTTTACGGGTGAATTTGCGGAACAACCATACCAGATGATCTTCACGGAACAGAGTGCGGTCCGCTCTGGTGAGATTGCCGCTTATCACTTTGCTGGGGTCCCAATGGATAACTTGGTCAAGACACCACGGTACGATAAGGATCCAAAGACCTTGCTCAAGGCAACTAAGAAGATGTTTGATTAA
- a CDS encoding nucleoside 2-deoxyribosyltransferase: MSTRLMSDEPTIYLAGPWFTEGQPERLAKIEKLMDELELTYYSPRLDGIDLTPDATEADRNAVFTDNVDHLKRAKLVVAVVDGFDTGTIWETGTAYGLDIPVAYYGETLADGTFNVMLAKSGKAVIENMTDLKAFLQDPTADDFQYTGTIR; the protein is encoded by the coding sequence ATGAGTACGCGTTTGATGAGTGATGAGCCAACAATTTATTTAGCAGGACCTTGGTTTACTGAGGGCCAACCAGAACGGCTAGCTAAGATCGAAAAATTAATGGACGAGTTAGAATTGACTTATTACAGTCCACGGCTAGACGGCATCGATTTGACGCCGGATGCGACCGAAGCTGATCGAAACGCGGTATTTACGGACAATGTGGACCATTTAAAACGGGCCAAGTTAGTTGTCGCCGTGGTTGATGGCTTTGACACGGGAACTATTTGGGAAACTGGAACAGCATATGGTTTAGATATCCCCGTTGCTTACTATGGTGAAACGTTAGCTGATGGCACGTTTAATGTGATGCTGGCTAAGTCCGGCAAAGCGGTTATTGAGAACATGACTGATTTGAAGGCTTTTCTACAAGATCCCACTGCCGATGATTTTCAATATACAGGAACTATTCGTTAA
- a CDS encoding aldo/keto reductase, which yields MTTINAANAGTYAFDDQFKVNRMGYGVMQLTGPGTWGPYADPENGVKVVKKALEYGVNFFDTADSYGPWFADRYLAAGLKDAANRDQIFISDKVGQTRQGPNVWTPLGEPRYLRQQVEVSMMTLGIDHEDLVFLHRIDPHYSIADQVGELKKLQDEGKIKHIGLSQVTVDQIKEAQQVAKIDAIENLYNVANHGDDDVVDYAASQKMAFLPWFPLATGELAQAGSVLSTMAQKYQVSPAQIALAWLLKRFDNIIPIPGTSSIEHLRDNVAAANVDLTTADFNGLSQLSVK from the coding sequence ATGACAACGATTAATGCAGCTAACGCGGGTACTTACGCGTTTGATGATCAATTCAAAGTTAACCGGATGGGTTATGGCGTCATGCAGTTAACGGGTCCTGGGACATGGGGACCATACGCTGATCCTGAAAATGGGGTCAAGGTAGTTAAGAAAGCACTGGAATATGGCGTTAATTTCTTTGATACGGCTGATTCATACGGTCCATGGTTTGCTGACCGGTACTTAGCGGCGGGCTTGAAGGATGCCGCTAATCGTGATCAGATCTTCATTTCTGATAAGGTCGGTCAAACGCGGCAAGGACCGAATGTGTGGACGCCACTTGGTGAGCCACGGTATCTGCGTCAGCAAGTAGAAGTTTCAATGATGACACTGGGGATTGACCATGAAGACCTAGTATTCTTACATCGAATTGACCCTCATTACTCGATTGCGGATCAAGTCGGTGAACTCAAAAAGCTTCAGGATGAAGGTAAAATCAAGCATATCGGTCTGAGTCAAGTAACTGTTGATCAAATCAAGGAAGCGCAGCAAGTCGCTAAGATTGATGCCATTGAAAATCTCTATAATGTCGCCAATCACGGTGATGATGACGTTGTTGACTACGCGGCCTCACAAAAGATGGCTTTTCTGCCATGGTTCCCATTAGCAACGGGTGAACTGGCTCAGGCTGGGAGTGTCCTCAGCACGATGGCCCAAAAGTATCAGGTGAGCCCAGCGCAAATTGCCTTGGCCTGGCTATTGAAGCGGTTTGATAATATCATACCGATTCCAGGAACAAGTTCTATTGAGCATTTACGGGACAATGTGGCAGCTGCCAACGTTGATTTAACAACGGCCGATTTTAATGGATTAAGTCAATTAAGTGTTAAATGA
- a CDS encoding aldo/keto reductase produces the protein MTVLTTMYQLANGVNIPKVAFGTWQIPGGEATYQAVRAALAAGYRHIDTALAYQNEASVGQAIRDSGIPREQSFVTTKLPAETKSYQGALNDFDRSLKNLGLDYVDLYLVHAPWPWGQVGRVYDEANLDVWQAMEAIYQSGRAKAIGVSNFAVRDLKNILNQATIPPMVNQIQYYLGFTEPKITKFSEEHAMLVEAYSPLATGGVLDNPQVQAYADKYGVSVAQLALRFVLQNGVLPLPKAVNPAHIEANTQLDFAISVADMQALNDLPDAAGSYMHNPTQG, from the coding sequence ATGACAGTGTTAACAACGATGTATCAACTAGCAAATGGTGTCAACATTCCCAAAGTCGCATTCGGAACTTGGCAGATACCTGGTGGTGAGGCAACGTATCAAGCCGTTCGTGCGGCCTTAGCAGCGGGATACCGGCATATTGATACTGCACTGGCCTATCAAAATGAAGCTAGCGTTGGCCAGGCAATTCGTGATTCTGGCATTCCACGTGAGCAAAGCTTTGTGACGACTAAATTACCGGCCGAAACGAAGTCATATCAAGGTGCACTAAATGATTTCGATCGCTCACTGAAAAATTTGGGTTTAGACTACGTGGATCTCTATTTGGTACACGCACCTTGGCCATGGGGGCAAGTCGGTCGAGTTTACGATGAAGCTAACCTCGATGTTTGGCAGGCAATGGAAGCTATTTATCAAAGTGGCCGGGCGAAAGCGATTGGTGTCTCTAACTTTGCTGTTCGGGATTTGAAGAATATTCTTAACCAGGCGACGATACCACCAATGGTCAATCAAATTCAATATTACTTGGGCTTCACGGAACCTAAGATCACCAAGTTTTCTGAGGAACATGCCATGCTTGTAGAAGCATACTCGCCGTTAGCGACGGGCGGGGTCCTCGATAATCCGCAAGTACAGGCCTATGCCGATAAATACGGCGTCAGTGTGGCGCAGTTAGCGTTACGCTTCGTTTTGCAAAATGGGGTCTTGCCATTGCCCAAGGCTGTTAATCCGGCCCATATTGAGGCGAATACGCAATTGGACTTCGCAATTAGTGTGGCCGATATGCAAGCCTTAAACGACTTGCCAGATGCGGCTGGTTCATACATGCACAACCCAACCCAAGGTTAA
- a CDS encoding CynX/NimT family MFS transporter produces MTTTHQHSRYLTLGMMLAATNMRLPITMMPGLISSLKRTLGLPSSMAGLLTTIPLLTFAIMSPLIAHWGRRFGNELTIYVMLIFLAVGSYLRVIPTIAALFIGTLLVGIGADGGNVLIPAIIKDNFPTKIPVATSQYTLSMLLVGSLGTGLSGVLAAHWSLPLTMAVLSVIGLINLVVWLPNLKYNHRAPTVAMTASDGQSTATHGSVWRRPLAWVVTAFFGLQALVYYSLLTWLPTVFVAHGFSLIVAGNLVTVMQLSGLPMSYLVPATSGHRRGVWAMIMVVGVGFIAGIGGILLSGTNFWVAALSCVLLGLGSGAAFSLAVVFFTQKTTNGFETADLSGMAQSAGYLLAAVGPVLFGWLGGQLGWGPVLWLAIILSALLALSGSIIFQHATIYE; encoded by the coding sequence ATGACCACAACACATCAACATAGCCGCTATTTAACACTTGGAATGATGTTAGCGGCAACGAATATGCGTTTACCAATTACAATGATGCCGGGATTAATCAGTTCTTTGAAACGGACACTGGGTTTGCCGAGCTCGATGGCGGGATTACTGACCACGATCCCATTATTGACGTTTGCCATTATGTCCCCATTGATTGCACATTGGGGGCGGCGATTTGGCAACGAACTGACAATTTATGTCATGTTGATCTTTCTAGCCGTTGGGAGTTATCTGCGGGTCATCCCAACGATTGCTGCCCTTTTCATTGGGACGTTACTAGTCGGGATTGGCGCGGACGGTGGCAATGTCTTGATTCCAGCGATTATTAAAGATAATTTTCCGACGAAGATTCCAGTCGCAACTAGTCAATACACGCTCTCAATGCTATTAGTCGGTTCACTGGGAACGGGACTTTCGGGAGTGTTGGCGGCACACTGGTCGTTACCACTAACGATGGCGGTGCTATCTGTGATTGGACTAATTAATTTGGTTGTCTGGTTGCCAAACTTGAAATACAATCATCGCGCACCAACAGTTGCGATGACCGCGAGTGATGGGCAGTCAACGGCAACTCACGGGAGTGTTTGGCGGCGGCCGTTAGCGTGGGTCGTTACGGCCTTTTTCGGCTTGCAAGCACTAGTCTACTATTCATTACTGACTTGGTTACCAACGGTATTTGTTGCCCATGGCTTCTCCTTGATTGTGGCTGGCAATTTAGTTACGGTCATGCAATTGAGCGGCCTACCGATGTCATATTTAGTGCCAGCGACTTCTGGTCATCGGCGCGGCGTTTGGGCAATGATTATGGTGGTAGGTGTCGGTTTTATTGCGGGAATTGGTGGTATCTTACTTTCCGGAACGAATTTTTGGGTGGCAGCACTGTCCTGCGTCTTACTAGGATTAGGCTCTGGAGCAGCCTTCAGTTTGGCAGTCGTCTTCTTTACGCAAAAAACGACCAATGGGTTTGAAACGGCTGACTTATCTGGTATGGCCCAATCCGCGGGCTATTTGTTAGCTGCAGTGGGGCCCGTACTATTCGGCTGGTTAGGCGGTCAATTAGGCTGGGGACCAGTACTCTGGTTAGCTATCATTCTTTCCGCGTTACTAGCATTATCCGGCAGCATCATTTTCCAGCATGCAACGATTTATGAGTAA